The sequence TGAACACTTTGATTTCGCGCCGTTCCGTATGGTCCGTCCCTCCCCGGGACCGGGGTCACTTTTGTCCTTGCCAAAAGTAACCAAAAGCGCGTCCTCGCCGGACGGCCCGCCCGGAGGCACTCAACCCTGTTAGTACCGGTGTTCCGAGCGCTACCGTGGGAAACCGTTATCGTTCGACGCGCGGCCCAGTAGCACGCGGCACGGAACTTCGTCCGTTCGCGTCAAATCGGGGATGGAGGTCAGGAAAGGTCTGGAAGTGCTTGTCTTGCGGTGGGCCCAAGCGCTTGGGCTCCCTTCCGATCGTAGGCAACGTGGGGCGCGGCCAAATCGATAGCGTCGATTTATTTCGTATCGGCGCAATTCTGTGCCGCGTACTGATATGACTCCCGCTGTCAATCGGGATCGGTTTTCCAGTTTTCAACTGCATGTTGTCCGAATTTCCTGAGGGCGGCGTAGCAGTAAGTCTCGACGGTGGATCACGCTGATATCCGCGGGTTGGCTACCGCATTACAGATGTCCGCCCAATAAGCCTACCGCTATCTAACGCCGCAAGTCGGATGCAATCCGTTGCGTAGTACGCTCGCGGGTTACTCAGGTGCCGGGCTACGCCGCCCTCAGGAAACACCTTCTCAAGTGGCCAGGGTAATTCAAGCGTCGCGCAGGCGTTGCGTCACGCCATGCGCACCTCGGGCCGCGCGGCGAGCGACATCGCGAGCCGGCTGATGTCCCAGATGAAGCCGCTCAGTTCCCGGGCGAGCGCGACGACCGCAATGTTCTTTGGCTTGCCACGTGCGACAAGCTTGCGATAACGCCCACACAGGCGCACCTGCGCATCCCAGGCACGATCAACGATGGGTTTGGGGATGCCCTCGTGGCGACGCTGAATCTCCGGACTCACACGGGCCGGATGCTGGTAGCTCCAAGCGGCTTCGACAAGCAGCTTTCTCGCATAGCTGTTGCCGTTCTTGGTGATACTGCCTTGACGGCGCTTCTCGCCCGACGAATGCTCGCATGGCGTCACCCCCAGCCAAGCCATCAACTGGCGTGGCTGGGCAAAGCGCGATAGATCGCCCAGTTCGGCAAGCAGGCCCACCGCCGTAGTGAACTGCACGCCGCGCATGGCCTGCAGGCACAGCACCGCTGGATAAAGCGCCAGTCGACGGCCGCCTCGCGCAACGCGGTCTCCAACCGTTCGCATTGCGCGAGACGATCCTCGATCGTGCGCCGATGTTCCTCGAACGCCAGTTGCTGCCAGGCGCTGTCGAACGCAAATGTGCTCAGCCAGCGCCGGTGCGCAGGTCCCCAGTCGGCTCGGCCGGCATAACGCACATCGTGCGAGAGTAGAAAGCCCTTCAGGCGTTGCCGTGCACGTTTCAGATCGTCCTGGCGCTGGCCCACGCGCGGGCCAGATCGCGAAATGCTTCGTCTTCGACGCTGGGCACATAGACCGCTGACAGGTCGCCGGCACGCAGTGCCCGCACCAATTTGATCGCATCGCGCCGATCGGTCTTCACGCGCTCTCCCGGCTTCCTGGGAATCAAGGACGGAGCGCACACCATGCAGTCGAACCCCTTCTGCGCGAGCTGGCGGTAAAGCGCGTAGCCGCACGGCCCCGCTTCGTAGACGATGCCGATGCGCCGCGCCTTCGACTGCAGGCGCTTGCACAGGCGATCGATATCCGTCTTGGTCGTACCGATCTTGCTAAGCAGTTCGACCTCGCCCGCGCCAAGCGCATAGGCGACCGTGATCGAATCCTTATGGACATCAAGACCGACGTACAGAGTGCTATCGTGTTCCATGCTGGCCTCCGCGGTGGACATCGCCGGGTGTGGCCCTGTCCACACCGTGCGGCTCTGGCAGCGATGCTAACCCGCGTTTGATGCCTCGCGGCGGGCCAGCCTCTACCTCACGGGAGTCATACTGACTAACCGGACGCGCGGCGAGCAATAACGGTTTCCCACGGTTGACCTTGGAACGCCGGTACTAACAGGGTTGAGTGCCTCCGGGCAAGGCCGTCCGCCCAGGACGCGCTTTTGGTTACTTTTGGCAAGGACAAAAGTAACCCCGGTCCCGGGGAGGGACGGACTATACGGAACGCCGCGAATTCAAAGTTGCACGACAAACCCAAGCGCAAGAAACCAACCGCCGAAAGGCAAAAAAAGAAATGCTAATGGGGCAACTCGGCAGCCCCCATCCGCCGCGCTATAACAGCGGTCCGCTGCACCAAGTAAGGCGAACTACGATGCTCATCAAAATACTTGGGCCGCGGCAGCATAACCGCCAACCTGGCCGACTGCCACGCAGAGAGCTTGCTAGCCGAACTCTTGTAGTAATACTGCGCGGCAGCCTGCGCGCCATAAACGCCATTACCCCACTCGACCGAATTCAGATAGATCTCGAAGATGCGTTCCTTATCCATCAACGTCTCGAGCATCCAGGTAATGATGAGCTCCTGCCCCTTGCGGATATAACTCTTCTGCCGCGACAAAAACAAATTGCGCGCAAGCTGCTGCGTAATCGTCGAGCCGCCCGCCACGATCTTGCCGCGCGCCTTGTTCTTCTCCCACGCCTGCAGAATCGCGTCGGTCTCGTAGCCGTTGTTATTGACGAAGTTGGCATCCTCGGACGCAATGATCGCCCGCTTCAAATTCCGCGAAATCTGGTCGTACGGCACCCACGCGTGCTGAATGTCGAGATCCGGACGGTCCTGCGCCAAGCGCGACGCATCGGAACGCATGAAGGCCGTCGTGCGCGGGTTCACGAACGTCCACACGCCAATCTGCGCGAAGTAATAGACCTGCGTCGCACACCACGCGAGCGCGAACACCACCCCGACATAGACAACCCACCGCGCCAGTCCCGGCCGGCTCGTGCTTTTCGTTTTCGTCATCTCCGCCGATCCGGGCTCGCTCAATCGGAATGCCATCGCCGCCTACTCGTCCGCAAACCCGACTGCTTAATCAGAATCAGCGTTTGACGGCCGCCGAGAGCATCTCGCGCAGCGCCGCCAAGACCGGCGCGCCGTCGGGCCGCACGCCGCGCCAAACAAAGAAGGATTCGGCCGCCTGCTCGACCAGCATCCCGAGGCCGTCGGCCGCGCGCGCGCCGAGCGCCTGCGCGTGGCGCATGAAGACGGTCGGTTGCGCGCCGTACATCATGTCGTAGGCGAGCGTGCCCCCGCCGAACGCGCTGTCGTCGCACTCGGGCAGCGACGCGTCGAGGCTGCCCGCCGTCGCGTTCACGATCACGTCGTACGGGTGCGGGCCGACTGCGTGCGCACCGCCGCCGGTCAGCTCGCAGCCCGCCTGTCCGGCCGCCTCGGCAAACTGTTCGACCAGCGCTTCGGCCTTGGCCGCCGTGCGGTTCACGATCGTCAGCGCGCGCGGCGCACGGTCGAGCATCGGCAGCACGACGCCGCGCGCCGCGCCGCCTGCGCCCAGCAGCAGCACGCGCGAGTCCTTCAGGCTCACGCCGAGGTTCGCTTCGATATCGCGCACGAGGCCGACGCCGTCCGTGTTGTCGCCGTAGATGCCGTCAACGTCGAAGCGCAGCGTGTTCACCGCGCCGGCCGCCGCCGCACGCGGCGAGAGCCGATCGGCGAGCGCGTGCGCCTCGAGCTTGAATGGCACCGTCACGTTCAGGCCGCTTCCGCCTTCGGCGATGAACGCTCGCACGTGGTCGACGAAGCCGTCCAGCGGCGCGAGCAAATGGCGATAGTCGAGCGGCTCGCCCGTCTGCTCGGCAAAGCGCGCATGGATGAACGGCGACTTGCTGTGCGCAACCGGGTTGCCGATGACCGCATACAAATCGCGCGGCGCGGAAGTCGTGCTCATGGGCGTCAGTTACTCCGTGGCGTGGGCGGCGGGGTTCGGGCCGGGCTCGGTGCCCGGGGTGGAGGCATCGCCGTCCGCGGCCCCCTCCTCCGCGCCGGCGCCCGCATCGGCTTCGGCCTGCGCCTCGGCTTCGCTTTCGGCGGACTCGTCGGCGGCGTCGATCAGCTCTTCGACTTCGTCCTCGTCCTCTTCGGCCCCGGCGCCGCTCGTCACGGCCGGCGCATCGACCACGTGCAGCGGACGCACCGATGCCTCGACCGTCAGTTCATCGACCGACATCACTTCGAGCATCACCTTCGTCCCGCGCGCGTGGACACCGAGACCCGGCACGTGCAGCAACAGCGGCACTTCGTCGAGACGCACGAGGTCGCCCTTCACCACCGACGCGACCACCTGCTTCCTGCCTTCCTGTGTGATCCAGCGCAGACACCAGAAGTACTCCATGCGCCGCTGATGATCGGCGTAGGCGCTATAGGTGTCGTCGAAGCCCTGGACGACCGCGTAGAGATCGGCGTCCTTCGGCTTGAACGGCGCGACGAGCTTGGCCGCCACGCCGTGATTCACGCACGCGAGCAACTGCCATTGGTTGACGAGGTCGACGTAGCGGCGCAGCGGCGAGGTGCTCCACGCATATTGCGCGACGCCGAGACCCTCGTGCGGCGCAGCCGTCGTCTGCATCCGCGTGCGCTTCGGACCGGATGCCGCGAACGCGCGCTGCGAACGGTAGATTCCGGGTACGCCGTGGTCGTGCAGGAACGCGCCCCACGTCGAGTTCGCGAGGATCGCGAGTTCCGCGACGATCATGTCGAGCGGCGAGCCGCGGCGGCGCGGCGTGATCGTCACGTGCTCGCCGTCGACGTAGAAGTTGTAATCGGTATTGCTCTGCACTTCGCGCTTCAAGCCGTAGCCCGCGCGCGCCTGCTGACGCTTTTCGAAGAGCGCCTGCGCGAGCGGCCACAGCACGGCGATGTCGTCCTTGTGCGGATAGTCGCCGCTGCCTTCGGCCAGCGTCTCTTCGGTCACGAGGGCATCGAGCGTGTTGTGGCGCAGGTTGTTCTTCACGAACACGAGCTCGGCGCGCGTTTCGTTCGCGACGATCTCCTGCGTCGTGCGATCGACGATGATGTAGAGCGACAGCGCCGGGCGCAGGCCGCCTTCCTTCAGCGTGAATGCGTCGACGACTTCGTCGGGCAGCATCGTGATCTTGTCGCCCGGCATGTAGACGGTGGACAGCCGCCCGCGAGCGATCGCATCGACCGTATCGCCGCGCGCGATGCCGAGCGCCGGCGCCGCGATGTGAACGCCGATCCGCACGCGGCCGTCGGCCAGGTGCTCGACGGAAAACGCATCGTCGATTTCGGTCGTCGTGACGTCGTCGATCGAGAACGCTTCGACGTCGGCGGTCGGCAAGTCGTCCGGCAAGGCCCCCGGCGTGACGGACGGAAAGCCGGTGCCGTGCGGGAAGAACTCGGCCAGAAAGCGCGCCTCGTGCAGCGCGCGCGCCGACGCGACGCCGCCGCATTCGAGCATCAGGCGCGCCATGGAAATCCCGCGCGCCGCGGCGGCCGCTTCGAGCGCCTTGTATTCGATGGAATTCTTGTCCGGTTTGGTCAAGAGCGACAGCGCCTTGCCGTCGAATGCGGCAGGCAGACGTCCCGCCGTCAGCTCCGCTTCGTATTCGGCCTGCACGAGCGCCTGCTGGCGCTTGCGCTCGAGCGACGCCAACGCCATCTTCAGCTGCTCTTCAGGCGCGCGCTGATACTGGCCGCGCCCCTTGCGGCGGAAGTAGACCGGCGCGCCGTGCATGCGCAACACGAGCGCCGCACGCTCGATCGGGCCGTACGACTCGCCGTAATAGTCGCTCGCGAGCGTCGCGAACGGGAATTCGTCGGCGGGCGCGCATTCCCACAGGAAGTCGAGATCGATCTGCTGCGCGGCTTCGTCTGCCTGCTGCATCAACTCGGCGGCGCTCGGCTTCTCGAATTCGATCAGCACGTCCTTGGCGCGGACTTTCGCGCGCCGGCCGCCCGGCAACTCGACCTGAAACGCGTCGCCTTGCTTCGACAGCACGCTGCCCGCCTTGAAACTGCCCGATTCCTCAAAGAAAACGTTCACTCAATACTCTCGTTCTGACTTGCCACTGCAGCCGCTCGGCGTTTCCGTGCGCCTGCAGTGTGATAGGTGGTGTGTGCCGCTCCGGCCGCGCTATCGTCGGCGGTTTGCTCGATAGGCACTGGAGGGGCCGAACATGTCGCGCGCCGGCGGTTCCGTCAGGACCGCGCCGGAAGCTTCATCCCGCAAAAGGCGAGAACGTCGTCGACATAGTCTTCAAACTCGCTGATCGCGTGGTCGCTGCCGTCGATCAGCTTCGTGTTCACGCCCGGGTAGTGCGCGAGCATTTCGCGGTAGTCGAGCACTTCATCGCCGGTGGCCGCCATCAAATAATAGCGTTCGGGCCGCGTGATCGCGGGAACGCCCAGCGCCCGCAATTCGTCGAGATGATGCGGCTCGACGACGATGCTCCCGCCGCCATGCCACAGCGGCTGCTCGCCGAGATACGCCGATAGATCGCGCTGCGGCACCGTCGCCGGATTGAGCAGCACCGCGCGCCAGCCGTGCTTTTCGGCGAGATGCGTCGCGTAATAGCCGCCGAGCGAGCTGCCGATCACGGTCACGCCCTCTTCGCCGGAGGCGCCTGCCGCGGTCACTTGGGCTTCCGCCAGCGCGATCGCCCCGAAAGGCGACACCGGCAGCATCGGGCAGCACCACTCGGCCGTCTTGCCCAGCTCCGCGACCCGCGCGGCGAGCACGCGCGCCTTGAACGAATTCGGCGACGAACGGAACCCGTGCAGATAGAGGATCACGCGACGCCCCGTTCGCGCGCGGCAGGGCGCGCGTCGAGCGCATCCAGCAGCTTGTGGTGGACGCCGCCGAAGCCGCCGTTGCTCATCACGAGCACGTGGTCGCCGGGGCGCGCCACCGCTGTGACGGCCTTGACGAGGGCGTCGAGATCGTTGAACGCCTGCGCCTTGGCGCCGAGCGGCGCGAGCGCTTCGGCCAGGTCCCAGCCGAGCGCGTCGCGCCCGGACGGCGCGCCGTAGCCGAACACGAGGTCGGCATCCGCCAGGCTGCCCGGCAATTGCGCCTTCATCACGCCGAGCTTCATCGTGTTCGAGCGAGGCTCGAGCACGGCGAGAATCCGCGTGTTTTCACGGCCGACGCGTGCGCGAAGGCCGGCGACCGTGGTTTCGATCGCCGTCGGATGATGCGCGAAATCGTCGTAGACCGTGACGCCCTCGACGCTCCCACGCACTTCCATGCGCCGCTTCACGTTGCGGAACGCGCCGAGCGCCTTGGCCGCGTGCGCCGGCGGCACGCCGACGTGCCGCGCCGCCGCGATCGCCGCGAGCGCGTTCATGCGGTTGTGCTCCCCCTGCACCTGCCAATCGACCACGCCCGCGCGCGCGCCCTGCCAGTAGACAGCGAACTGCTCGTCGACCGGCACGCCATCGACTGCAGGCATCGCCTCCCAACCGCCCGCGACGCCGAATCGCTCGACGTCGCTCCAGCAGCCGCGCGCGAGGACGCGCTCGAGCGCGTCCTCGCGCCCGTTGACGACGAGCCGCCCGACGCCGGGCACGGTGCGCACGAGATGATGAAATTGGGTTTCGATCGCGGCGAGATCGGGGAAGATATCCGCGTGATCGAATTCGAGATTGTTCAGGATCGCGGTGCGCGGCCGGTAATGGACGAACTTCGAGCGCTTGTCGAAGAAAGCCGTGTCGTACTCGTCCGCTTCGATCACGAAAAAGCTCGAATCGGTGAGCCGCGCCGACACGCCGAAGTTGAGCGGCACGCCGCCGATCAGGAAGCCCGGGTTCAGCCCGGCGTCTTCGAGCAGCCACGCGAGCATCGAGCTCGTCGTCGTCTTGCCGTGCGTGCCGGCTACCGCGAGCACCCACTTGCCGTTGAGCACGTGCTCGCCGAGCCACTGCGGCCCGGACACATACGGCAGGCCGCGATCGAGAATCGCTTCCATCAGCGGATTGCCGCGCGTCACGACGTTGCCGATCACGAAAAGATCCGGCTTCAGATCGATCTGTTCGGCGCCGTAGCCTTCGATCAGCTCGATGCCTTGCGCCTCGAGCTGGGTGCTCATCGGCGGATAGACGCCGGCGTCGCAGCCGGTCACTTTGTGTCCTGCGCCGCGTGCGAGCACCGCCAGACCGCCCATGAAGGTGCCGCAAATGCCGAGAATATGGATATGCATAAAAGCGAGGCGAGGCGGGTACGGAAAGGCCGCTATTGTAACCGACGCCCTCGCCCGAAATGTGTTGCACACGGGCCCCGGCGGCCCCCCAAAGGCCCGTAACCATTCTCTTGTATGATTGCTGGATGGTTCGTAAATCTCATTTTGATCCGCAGCGGGTGCGGGAAGAAATCGCTATCGCCGCCGCGCGGATGATCGCCGAGGACGGTCTCGACTACTCGACCGCCAAGCGCAAGGCTGCGCGGCAAGTCGTCGGGGAGACGCGCATTGCCGGCGATTGGCTGCCCGATAACGACCAGATCGAAGAAGAAATCCGCGAATACCAGTCGCTCTTCCAAAGCGACAGCCAGCCGGCGATGCTTCGCCGCCTGCGCGAAATCGCGGTCGAGTGGATGGAGCGGCTTGCCGCCTTCAATCCCTATTTGACGGGCGCGGTGCTCAACGGCACGGCGGGCGAGCATTCCGACGTGCATCTGCAGGTGTTCTGCGACAACCCCAAGGAAGTCGCGATCTACCTGCTGAACGCGAATATCCAATATGACGTGTCGGAGACCCGGCATTTCGCCGGCCGCGGCATGATCGAGACGCTGAGCTTCCTGTGGCGTCCGTCACGCGGCGAAGATCCGGTCGGCATGCACATTGCGCTCTACGACACGGACGACTTGCGCGGCGCGGTGCGCGCCGACGCGCGCGGCCGGCTCTCGCGTGCCAACGTCCAGGCGGTCCGGGCGCTGCTCGACGAAAGCGAGAGCGGCGAAACACCAACGACTAATTGATCAAACGATGAACACGAAAGGAATTCTGGCGGTCGCGGCCGTCGCGATCGTTGCCGTCGCGGGCGGTATCGGCGCCGGGCATTGGCTGCGGCATGGCGACACGACGCCTGCCACCGCCGCCGGCGCCCCGCAGACCGGTCCGGCGCAGGCCAACGCAGTCGAAGCGCTATTGGACTCGACCATGATGCACGACGCCGACGGCAAGCCGAAGTCGCTCGCCGCCTTCAAGGGGCAGACCGTCGTCGTCAATTTCTGGGCGTCGTGGTGCGGCCCGTGCGTGGAAGAAATGCCGACGCTCGCCCAGCTCAACGACGAATATTCAAAGAAAGGCGTGAAGTTCATCGGCATCGGCGTCGACTCGGAAAAGAACGTGAAAGCGTTTTTGCAAAAGGTACCGGTCGACTACCCCGTTTACGTGAGCGGCTTCGGCGGAGCCGATCTGGCACGCAATTTCGGCAACACGGCGGGCGCCCTGCCCTTCACCGTCGTGATCGATGCAAATGGCGCCGTACGGTCGACAAAATTAGGTCAAATCCAGCCAGCCGAGCTCAAAAAGACCCTCGACTCGCTCTAATTTGATACGACGAAACTGCTTCAGATAACGTCTATTTGCGCTGAGTTGCCCGCGTTTTCTCGGAATTTAATAAGATTCATACGGCCAAAGGGGCGATTTTTACCGCGTTTTCCCCAGCCTCCCGCATGCGCTGCTAGACAAGTTTCTCTAATCAGCGCTAAAGTGCGCGCAATTCCGCGCAAAACGAAGCGACCATGACACGACTGCTGGTACTACACGGCCCCAACCTCAACCTTCTCGGCACCCGGGAACCCGAGGTCTATGGGCGCGTCACGTTGCAGCAGATCGATCAGGCGTTATCCAAACGAGCGGCGCAGGCCGGCGCCGAACTGACTTCGTTTCAGAGCAATCATGAGGGTGCGCTCGTCGACCGCATCCAGGCTGCCCGCGCAGAAAAAGTCGACTTCGTCCTGATCAATCCCGCCGCGTACACGCATACCAGCGTGGCGATACGGGACGCACTGGCCGGCGTCGGCATTCCGTTCGTCGAGATTCACCTGTCGAACGTGCATCGCCGCGAGCCGTTCAGGCACCACTCCTACTTCTCCGACCAGGCCGAAGGCGTCATCTGTGGCCTCGGCTGGAAGGGATATCTGTACGCGCTCGAATTCGCCCTCGACCGGCTCGCACCGGACACGGGCAGCGCGCGCTGATTTCCAGAACACCAATTCAGCGCCGGCCTCGGGCCGGCACTTCACGCATTGAAAGGGGAATTCCCGATGGATCTACGTAAGCTGAAAACTTTGATCGACCTCGTTTCCGAGTCCGGGATCTCGGAACTGGAAGTCACCGAAGGCGAGGGCAAGGTTCGCATCGTCAAGAATGCGCCGCCGGTTTACGTGCAACAGTCCCCCTCCTACGCACCGCAACTCACCGCGCCCGCGCCGCTCGCCGCCGCGCCGGGCGAAGCGCCGGCCGCCGCCGGCGCGGCAGCCGCCCCCGCTGCCGCCGCACTGCAAGGCCACGTCGTGACGTCACCGATGGTCGGCACGTTCTACCGCGCCCCTTCGCCGGGCGCCGACCCGTTCGTCCAAGTGGGCGACGCGGTCAAGGAAGGTCAGACGATCTGCATCATCGAAGCGATGAAGCTCCTGAACGAGATCGAGTGCGACAAGGCCGGCGTCGTCAAGGAAATCCTCGTCGAAAACGGTCAGGCGGTCGAATACGGCCAGCCGTTGTTCGTGATCGGCTAAGCGCGCGGGCCTCTCCCCTCGTGTGACGGCCAGAGTCGGCGCATCCGCACCCACTCTCGCCCCACGCAGAGCCCGCCCGGCGCGCAGCCATGAAGCGCTGTGCGCCGCCGATCCTCTGAGGCGCGCCGCCGATGTCTCTCTTAGTTAGCGAGCGCCGCGCCCATTGAAGAGTCGAATAACGCTATGTTTGAAAAAATCCTCATTGCCAATCGCGGCGAAATCGCGCTCCGTATTCAGCGCGCGTGCCGTGAGCTGGGCGTCAAGACGGTCGTCGTCTACTCCGAAGCCGACAAAGAAGCCAAGTACGTGAGGCTCGCCGACGAGGCGGTCTGCATCGGACCGGCGCCGTCGAATCTCTCCTACTTGAATATGCCGGCGCTCATCAGCGCCGCGGAAGTGACCGACGCCGAAGCGATTCACCCCGGCTACGGCTTCCTGTCGGAGAACGCCGATTTCGCCGAGCGCGTGCAGCAATCCGGCTTCACGTTCATCGGCCCGAATCCGGACACGATCCGCATGATGGGCGACAAGGTCACCGCCAAGCAGACGATGATCAAGACCGGCGTGCCGTGCGTGCCCGGTTCGGAAGGCGCCCTGCCGGACGACCCGAAGGAGATCGTGAAGATCGCGCGGGCGATCGGCTACCCCGTCATCATCAAGGCGGCAGGCGGCGGCGGCGGACGCGGCATGCGCGTCGTGCACACGGAAGCGGCGCTCGTGAACGCGGTCAACATGACCCGCGAAGAAGCCGGCCGTGCGTTCGGCAATCCGCAGGTCTATATGGAGAAGTTCCTCGAGAACCCTCGGCACATCGAAATCCAGGTGCTCTCCGATTCGTTCAAGAACGCAATCTGGCTCGGCGAGCGCGACTGCTCGATGCAGCGCCGCCACCAGAAGGTGATCGAGGAAGCGCCGGCGCCGGGCATCGCGCGCCGCCTGATCGAGCGCATCGGCGACCGCTGCGCCGACGCCTGCAAGAAGATGGGCTACCTCGGTGCGGGCACGTTCGAGTTCCTCTACGAGAACGGCGAGTTCTACTTCATCGAAATGAACACGCGCGTGCAGGTCGAGCATCCGGTGACCGAACTGATCACCGGCGTCGACATCGTGCAGGAGCAGATCCGCATCGCGGCCGGCGAGAAGCTCAACATCCGCCAGCGCGACATCGAGTTCCGCGGCCACGCGATCGAGTGCCGGATCAACGCCGAAGACGCGTTCAAGTTCACCCCGTCGCCGGGACGCATCACGTCGTGGCACACGCCGGGCGGCCCCGGTATCCGCGTCGATTCTCACGCCTACAACGGCTATTTCGTTCCGCCGAACTATGATTCGATGATCGGCAAGCTGATCGCGTACGGCGCCACGCGCGAGCAGGCCATCATGCGGATGCGCATTGCGCTCTCCGAGATGGTCGTCGAAGGCATTCAGACCAACATCCCGCTGCACCGCGAACTGATGCTCGACGGGAAGTTCGTCGAAGGCGGCACGAGCATCCACTACCTCGAGAACCGGCTTGCGGCGAAGCAGCAAGTCGCACCGGAAGAAGCGTAAGCGATGAGTTACCGGGAACTGGTCGTCGAACTCGATCGCGAGCACGCCGAGGCGCTGTCCGACGCGCTCCTCGAACTGGGCGCGCTGTCGGTGTCGGTCGAAGACGCCGACGCCGACACGCCCGACGAGCAGCCGCTCTTCGGCGAGCCCGGCCTCACGCCCGATCGCACCGCATGGCAGCGCTCGCGCGTCGTGGCGCTGCTCGCGCCCGAGCACGAACCGGGCGTGCTGGCGGCTGCCGCGGCCAACGAAGTCGGCCTCGCGTCTACGCCGCCGTTCACGGTGCGCGACGTCGAGGAACAGGACTGGGTGCGGCTCACGCAATCGCAGTTCGAGCCGATTCCGATCGGCAAGCGCATCTGGGTCGTGCCGTCGTGGCACGACGCGCCCGATCCGGACGCGCTCGTGCTCGAACTCGATCCCGGGCTCGCATTCGGCACCGGCAGTCATCCGACCACGCGCCTTTGCATGGAGTGGCTCGAAGAGCATGTGCAAGCGGGCCAGTCGGTGCTCGACTACGGATGCGGCTCCGGCATCCTCGCGATACTCGCGAAGAAGTGCGGCGCGAATCCGGTGTTCGGCATCGACATCGATCCTCAGGCGGTCGAATCCGCGCGCCACAACAGCGAGCGCAATCGCGCCGAGGTCGCTTACGGCCTGCCCGACGATTGCCCGTCCGGCGAGTTCGATATCGTCGTCGCCAATATTCTGTCGAATCCGCTCAAGCTGATGGCGTCGATGCTGTCGTCGAAGGTGAAGCCGGGCGGACGCATCGCGCTTTCGGGCATCCTCGCACGACAGGCCGAAGAGGTCGCACGCGTCTACGCGGCCTGGATCGACATCGGCGTCTGGCGCGAGCACGAGGGCTGGGTCTGTCTCGCCGGGACCCGCCGCGAAAGCCATTAGAATAGGGCGTATCGTCATCCGTATTGTCATCGTTACGCACCGGCCCGCACGCCATTAGGCTCACTATGCTTCTTGCGACGCGCTGTCCCCACTGTGAAACCGTCTTCCGCATCCAAGAGACGCAGCTCGCGCTGCGCGGAGGACTCGTGCGCTGCGGACATTGCCAGTCCGTCTTCAATGCGTCGGAAAATCTCGTCGACCCCGAAACCGGCGCGAAGCCGCTAGCCAGCGGCGCGCCGGCCGAAACGCCGAGCGCGCCGGAACCGGCCGCCGCAACCGCATCGCCCGTACCCGAAACCGCCGCGCCGCAAGCGCCTGCGCAAAACGAATCGGCGCAACCTGCGCCGAATTTCGGCTCCGGCGCGTGGGACATGTGGGCACCCGCCACCGATGCGCAGATCGACCCGGCGCTGCGCCACGACGTCGAAACGCTCGCGCGTCACGCGCA comes from Trinickia violacea and encodes:
- the aroQ gene encoding type II 3-dehydroquinate dehydratase, coding for MTRLLVLHGPNLNLLGTREPEVYGRVTLQQIDQALSKRAAQAGAELTSFQSNHEGALVDRIQAARAEKVDFVLINPAAYTHTSVAIRDALAGVGIPFVEIHLSNVHRREPFRHHSYFSDQAEGVICGLGWKGYLYALEFALDRLAPDTGSAR
- the accB gene encoding acetyl-CoA carboxylase biotin carboxyl carrier protein, whose amino-acid sequence is MDLRKLKTLIDLVSESGISELEVTEGEGKVRIVKNAPPVYVQQSPSYAPQLTAPAPLAAAPGEAPAAAGAAAAPAAAALQGHVVTSPMVGTFYRAPSPGADPFVQVGDAVKEGQTICIIEAMKLLNEIECDKAGVVKEILVENGQAVEYGQPLFVIG
- the accC gene encoding acetyl-CoA carboxylase biotin carboxylase subunit, which encodes MFEKILIANRGEIALRIQRACRELGVKTVVVYSEADKEAKYVRLADEAVCIGPAPSNLSYLNMPALISAAEVTDAEAIHPGYGFLSENADFAERVQQSGFTFIGPNPDTIRMMGDKVTAKQTMIKTGVPCVPGSEGALPDDPKEIVKIARAIGYPVIIKAAGGGGGRGMRVVHTEAALVNAVNMTREEAGRAFGNPQVYMEKFLENPRHIEIQVLSDSFKNAIWLGERDCSMQRRHQKVIEEAPAPGIARRLIERIGDRCADACKKMGYLGAGTFEFLYENGEFYFIEMNTRVQVEHPVTELITGVDIVQEQIRIAAGEKLNIRQRDIEFRGHAIECRINAEDAFKFTPSPGRITSWHTPGGPGIRVDSHAYNGYFVPPNYDSMIGKLIAYGATREQAIMRMRIALSEMVVEGIQTNIPLHRELMLDGKFVEGGTSIHYLENRLAAKQQVAPEEA
- a CDS encoding TlpA family protein disulfide reductase; the protein is MNTKGILAVAAVAIVAVAGGIGAGHWLRHGDTTPATAAGAPQTGPAQANAVEALLDSTMMHDADGKPKSLAAFKGQTVVVNFWASWCGPCVEEMPTLAQLNDEYSKKGVKFIGIGVDSEKNVKAFLQKVPVDYPVYVSGFGGADLARNFGNTAGALPFTVVIDANGAVRSTKLGQIQPAELKKTLDSL
- the prmA gene encoding 50S ribosomal protein L11 methyltransferase, giving the protein MSYRELVVELDREHAEALSDALLELGALSVSVEDADADTPDEQPLFGEPGLTPDRTAWQRSRVVALLAPEHEPGVLAAAAANEVGLASTPPFTVRDVEEQDWVRLTQSQFEPIPIGKRIWVVPSWHDAPDPDALVLELDPGLAFGTGSHPTTRLCMEWLEEHVQAGQSVLDYGCGSGILAILAKKCGANPVFGIDIDPQAVESARHNSERNRAEVAYGLPDDCPSGEFDIVVANILSNPLKLMASMLSSKVKPGGRIALSGILARQAEEVARVYAAWIDIGVWREHEGWVCLAGTRRESH